A genomic stretch from Neomonachus schauinslandi chromosome 16, ASM220157v2, whole genome shotgun sequence includes:
- the LOC110593890 gene encoding 40S ribosomal protein S24-like — protein MSKFVGSGKRIFSAYLPHHSYPNDTVTIQTRKFMTNRLLQRKQMVIDVLHPGKATVPKTEIREKLAKMYKTTPDVIFVFGFRTHFGGGKTTGFGMIYDSLDYAKKNEPKHRLARHRLYEKKKTSRKQRKVRKNRMKKVRGTAKANVGAGKK, from the exons ATGTCAAAATTTGTTGGAAGTGGGAAAAGGATCTTCAGTGCTTACTTACCTCACCACAG TTATCCTAACGACACAGTAACTATCCAGACCAGGAAGTTCATGACTAACCGACTACTTCAGCGGAAACAGATGGTCATTGATGTTCTTCACCCTGGAAAGGCAACAGTACCTAAGACAGAAATTCGGGAAAAACTAGCCAAAATGTACAAGACCACACCAGATGTCATATTTGTGTTTGGATTCAGAACCCATTTTGGTGGTGGCAAGACAACCGGCTTTGGCATGATATATGATTCCttggattatgcaaagaaaaatgaacccaaacacaGACTTGCAAGACATCgcctgtatgagaagaaaaagacatcaagaaaacagCGAAAGGTAcgcaagaacagaatgaagaaagtcagggggACTGCAAAAGCCAATGTTGGTGCTGGCAAAAAGTGA